The Punica granatum isolate Tunisia-2019 chromosome 4, ASM765513v2, whole genome shotgun sequence genome has a window encoding:
- the LOC116202702 gene encoding protein RALF-like 19, whose amino-acid sequence MGFRLWLIGLVLALATVAECSSSFLGSKQDFPMPYTPGSLDSIEMLMDSEINRRQLAAARYISYGALRKNSIPCNRRGHSYYNCSKQKRANPYRRGCSVITHCKRFTN is encoded by the exons ATGGGGTTTCGGCTGTGGCTCATTGGTCTCGTCCTTGCTCTGGCCACGGTGGCCGAGTGCTCCTCTTCTTTCCTGGGCTCCAAACAGGATTTCCCAATGCCGTACACCCCGGGCAGCTTGGATTCCATAGAGATGTTGATGGACTCTGAGATCAACCGTCGCCAACTTGCCGCCGCAAG GTACATCAGCTATGGAGCCCTGAGGAAGAACTCGATCCCGTGCAACCGTCGCGGCCACTCGTACTACAACTGCTCCAAGCAAAAGAGGGCCAACCCGTACAGGAGGGGTTGCAGTGTCATAACACATTGCAAGAGGTTCACTAACTAA
- the LOC116202701 gene encoding uncharacterized protein LOC116202701 isoform X1, translating to MVKSSPNIRLIERCPSNGIRSSTMQSIAPYDSNLVPPPPLTQTNGARSDARDSPPNPTGAFSFISYFQSRMERHTTVALFLHGSIFCSHLLRTNCSIKSLTQLCLPPSCQLIAFLNNCGALWQTCSSCRCVALGTPVILDYMGREISR from the exons ATGGTTAAAAGTTCTCCAAATATTAGATTAATCGAAAGATGTCCTTCTAATGGAATTAGAAGCTCTACGATGCAATCGATCGCACCATACGATTCaa ATCTTGTGCCCCCGCCGCCTCTCACCCAGACAAATGGTGCCCGTTCAGATGCTCGTGACTCTCCGCCCAACCCCACTGGCGCCTTTTCGttcatttcatattttcagTCACGCATGGAGCGCCACACTACTGTTGCTCTGTTTCTGCACGGCTCCATTTTTTGCTCCCATCTTTTGCGTACAAACTGCTCGATCAAAAGCCTAACCCAATTATGCCTTCCTCCATCTTGCCAATTGATCGCGTTCCTCAACAACTGC GGTGCGTTATGGCAGACTTGTAGTTCG TGCAGGTGCGTTGCTCTTGGTACACCTGTTATTTTAGATTACATGGGTAGAG AGATTAGCAGATGA
- the LOC116202701 gene encoding uncharacterized protein LOC116202701 isoform X2, whose product MVKSSPNIRLIERCPSNGIRSSTMQSIAPYDSNLVPPPPLTQTNGARSDARDSPPNPTGAFSFISYFQSRMERHTTVALFLHGSIFCSHLLRTNCSIKSLTQLCLPPSCQLIAFLNNCCRCVALGTPVILDYMGREISR is encoded by the exons ATGGTTAAAAGTTCTCCAAATATTAGATTAATCGAAAGATGTCCTTCTAATGGAATTAGAAGCTCTACGATGCAATCGATCGCACCATACGATTCaa ATCTTGTGCCCCCGCCGCCTCTCACCCAGACAAATGGTGCCCGTTCAGATGCTCGTGACTCTCCGCCCAACCCCACTGGCGCCTTTTCGttcatttcatattttcagTCACGCATGGAGCGCCACACTACTGTTGCTCTGTTTCTGCACGGCTCCATTTTTTGCTCCCATCTTTTGCGTACAAACTGCTCGATCAAAAGCCTAACCCAATTATGCCTTCCTCCATCTTGCCAATTGATCGCGTTCCTCAACAACTGC TGCAGGTGCGTTGCTCTTGGTACACCTGTTATTTTAGATTACATGGGTAGAG AGATTAGCAGATGA